A genomic window from Streptococcus sanguinis includes:
- a CDS encoding bifunctional riboflavin kinase/FAD synthetase has translation MMITKRIIDEKGIDQTEDTVLVLGYFDGLHKGHQALFEKAREIAVEQGLKIAVMTFLESPKLAFVRYQPELMLHLASPEDRMAQLENLGVDYLYLIDFTSHFAGNTARDFFEKYVSRLRAKAVVAGFDYHFGSDRKESHELRDYFNGKIVIVPSVNLDNQKISSSRIRETIAVGDMLKTQELLGYPLSTRGIVVHGNARGRTIGYPTANLAPLDRVLLPGDGVYVADVEHNGQRYRGMASVGKNVTFDGDELRFEVNIFDFSQDIYGDTIRIFWLDKIREMVKFDGIDSLIAQLQSDEQIARSWTAYRNS, from the coding sequence ATGATGATAACCAAGAGAATTATAGATGAAAAAGGGATTGATCAGACAGAAGATACGGTCCTTGTTCTAGGCTATTTTGATGGGCTGCATAAGGGCCATCAGGCACTCTTTGAGAAGGCACGAGAGATTGCTGTAGAGCAAGGCCTAAAGATTGCAGTGATGACCTTCCTGGAGTCGCCTAAGCTAGCCTTTGTCCGCTATCAGCCTGAACTCATGCTGCATCTGGCTAGTCCTGAAGACCGGATGGCGCAGCTGGAAAATCTAGGTGTTGACTATCTTTACCTGATTGATTTTACTAGCCATTTTGCGGGGAATACAGCCCGAGACTTTTTTGAGAAATACGTGTCTCGTTTACGCGCCAAGGCTGTGGTAGCCGGCTTTGACTATCATTTTGGCTCAGACCGCAAAGAGTCACATGAGCTGAGAGATTATTTTAATGGTAAGATTGTTATCGTTCCTTCGGTTAATCTGGATAATCAGAAGATTTCTTCTAGCCGAATTCGGGAGACGATTGCCGTCGGAGATATGCTGAAAACTCAAGAATTACTGGGTTATCCTCTGTCCACTCGTGGTATTGTGGTTCATGGCAATGCCAGAGGACGGACGATTGGTTATCCAACAGCCAATCTAGCTCCCTTGGATAGAGTCCTTCTTCCAGGAGATGGCGTTTATGTCGCGGACGTTGAGCACAATGGTCAGCGCTATCGCGGTATGGCTAGTGTTGGGAAAAATGTAACTTTTGATGGTGATGAGCTTCGTTTTGAGGTTAATATCTTTGATTTTTCTCAGGATATCTATGGCGATACCATTCGGATTTTCTGGCTGGATAAGATTCGCGAGATGGTTAAGTTTGATGGTATTGACAGCTTGATTGCTCAGCTGCAGAGCGATGAACAGATCGCTAGAAGTTGGACTGCTTATCGAAATAGTTGA
- the truB gene encoding tRNA pseudouridine(55) synthase TruB: MNGIINLKKEAGMTSHDAVFKLRKILKTKKIGHGGTLDPDVVGVLPIAVGKATRLVEFMQEEGKVYEGEITLGYSTTTEDASGDILERTPVTELLEEALIDEAMESMTGEIRQFPPMYSAVKVNGRKLYEYARAGQEVERPERQVTIYSFERTSPIAYEDEQARFRFRVKCSKGTYVRTLSVDLGAKLGFASHMSQLTRTSSAGMSLDDALTLDEIAERVAREDFSFLQPLELGIGDLLKVELSDEQVEDVRNGRFISLMSEEAELAGFYKEKLVAILEKREAVYKPRKVFL; the protein is encoded by the coding sequence ATGAACGGAATTATCAACTTAAAAAAAGAAGCGGGCATGACCTCGCATGATGCGGTATTTAAGCTGCGCAAGATCTTAAAAACAAAGAAAATCGGTCATGGGGGCACCTTGGATCCAGATGTGGTAGGGGTGCTTCCCATTGCTGTGGGCAAGGCAACGCGCTTAGTCGAGTTCATGCAGGAGGAAGGCAAGGTCTACGAGGGGGAAATCACACTGGGCTACTCAACAACGACAGAGGATGCCAGCGGAGACATCCTAGAGCGGACGCCAGTGACGGAACTTTTAGAAGAAGCTCTCATTGATGAAGCGATGGAGTCCATGACCGGTGAGATTCGTCAGTTTCCGCCCATGTACTCTGCAGTCAAGGTAAATGGCCGCAAGCTTTATGAGTATGCAAGAGCGGGTCAAGAAGTGGAGCGGCCAGAGCGGCAGGTGACCATCTATAGTTTCGAGCGCACCAGTCCGATTGCCTATGAAGATGAACAAGCCCGCTTTCGCTTTCGAGTGAAGTGTAGCAAGGGGACCTATGTCCGAACTCTGTCTGTTGATTTGGGAGCCAAGCTTGGCTTTGCCAGTCACATGTCCCAGCTGACACGGACTTCCTCAGCAGGTATGAGCTTAGATGATGCCTTGACCTTGGATGAAATAGCGGAGCGAGTAGCAAGGGAGGATTTCTCCTTTCTCCAACCACTCGAATTGGGAATCGGAGATTTACTGAAGGTTGAGCTTTCTGACGAGCAGGTTGAGGACGTGAGGAACGGCCGTTTTATCAGCTTGATGTCAGAAGAAGCTGAGCTAGCTGGCTTTTATAAGGAGAAGTTAGTAGCTATTTTGGAAAAGCGTGAAGCAGTTTACAAGCCTCGTAAGGTCTTCCTTTAA
- a CDS encoding DUF2130 domain-containing protein: MNEIKCPNCGEVFTVNESQYSELLSQVRTAEFDKEIHARIEQELALAEQKSQNVQQALLSQKEQEISNLQSQIAQFETQQELAKKKAEQAASLQLQEKDKEVQQLESQLTTLRLEHENELQKTLSALEKERDEVKNQLVLQEKEAALAQTSLKERYEVELRQKDETIEFYKDFKAKQSTKMIGESLEQHCEYEFNKNRMAMFPRAEFGKDNDARTGSKGDYIYREVDENGVEILSIMFEMKNEGDETATKKKNEHFFKELDKDRREKGCEYAILVTLLEADSELYNSGIVDVSYAYEKMYVIRPQFFLPMITLLRNAALNSLKYKQELALVREQNIDITHFEEDLDAFKVAFAKNYQSASTNFGKAIEEIDKAIRRMEEIKKFLTTSENQLRLANNKLDDVSVKKLTRKNPTMKAKFEALKGE; this comes from the coding sequence ATGAATGAAATCAAATGCCCCAACTGCGGGGAAGTTTTTACAGTTAATGAGAGCCAGTACAGTGAGCTTTTGTCTCAGGTTCGAACTGCAGAGTTTGACAAGGAAATTCATGCTCGGATTGAGCAGGAGCTGGCTTTAGCAGAGCAAAAATCCCAGAATGTCCAACAAGCTCTCCTATCGCAGAAAGAACAGGAAATTAGCAATCTTCAAAGTCAAATTGCTCAGTTTGAGACCCAGCAGGAATTGGCAAAGAAAAAGGCGGAGCAGGCAGCTAGTCTTCAATTGCAAGAAAAAGACAAGGAAGTTCAGCAATTGGAAAGTCAGCTGACAACTCTGCGCTTGGAGCATGAGAACGAACTGCAAAAGACCTTGTCTGCGCTGGAAAAAGAGCGAGACGAGGTTAAGAATCAGCTAGTTTTGCAAGAAAAGGAAGCAGCGCTAGCTCAGACCTCTCTCAAAGAGCGCTATGAGGTAGAGCTGCGTCAGAAAGATGAGACCATAGAGTTCTACAAGGATTTCAAAGCCAAGCAGTCCACTAAGATGATTGGTGAGAGTTTGGAACAGCACTGCGAGTACGAGTTTAACAAGAACCGTATGGCTATGTTTCCACGAGCCGAGTTTGGCAAGGACAATGATGCCAGAACCGGCAGCAAGGGTGACTACATTTACCGTGAGGTGGATGAAAATGGTGTAGAAATCCTCTCCATCATGTTTGAGATGAAAAATGAAGGTGATGAGACAGCTACCAAGAAGAAAAACGAGCATTTCTTCAAAGAACTGGATAAGGACCGGCGGGAGAAAGGCTGCGAGTATGCTATTCTGGTGACACTTCTGGAGGCTGACAGCGAGCTCTACAATTCGGGTATTGTCGATGTGTCCTATGCCTATGAGAAGATGTATGTTATCCGGCCTCAGTTCTTCTTGCCCATGATTACCCTCCTGCGTAATGCTGCGCTTAACTCGCTCAAGTACAAGCAGGAACTGGCCTTGGTGCGGGAGCAGAATATTGATATTACGCATTTTGAGGAAGATTTGGATGCCTTTAAAGTAGCTTTCGCCAAGAACTATCAGTCTGCTTCGACCAACTTTGGCAAGGCCATCGAGGAGATTGACAAGGCCATCCGCCGTATGGAAGAAATCAAGAAGTTCCTGACGACCTCTGAAAACCAGCTGCGATTGGCAAACAATAAACTGGACGACGTCTCCGTCAAGAAACTGACGCGCAAAAATCCTACTATGAAAGCTAAGTTTGAAGCGCTAAAGGGAGAGTGA